The DNA window CCAAATTGTGAAAATGGGCATACGATGGGTCCATTAAGTTAGCTTTggagatgttttgttgttgtttcatgcTTAAATAAGTGTGATGCTTTTATTTGACACCTATGGTGAAGAGGGAAGTGAGAAACAGAAAGTAGGAAGTTTAGAGCTGTAAACTGCAGCGAACACAATCGCAGCCTGTGGCATCCCATGTCTAATCCACATTAATTCTTTGTCTGTATTCCTCAAAAAGCAATGACTGTAAGTGACTGTATATGTTTTTTATGTGCAGGTTCCATTTTGAGATGCTCCTACGTCAAGTATCACTACTCATCCGGTACAATACCCAAAAACCTCTCCTTCAACATCACCAAGACAATAAGGCAGGATGAGTGGCACTCACTCCGTAAGTCTGctacactttttttctttcttctgtgcTTCTGACACAGTTTACCATTTTTTTGTACATGGAAATGTTTTAACCTAACTACTTTTAGTTGTCTCTAACTACAGTTagacaataaaaaacaagacaacatgacaacatagtgcaagaggaataaaaataaaatatattgctaTGAGTTAGTATATAAGGCAATGGgttagtttcaaaataaaagaatgaaagTTAAAAAGTcaataagttaaaaataaagggtACTAGCGAACCGAAAGTGACAAGTAAAAGTGtaagtgtatgtgcatgtggagtGCTAAGGGAGTGTCAGAGTCAGTCtgtgggggacccgggctctgttgatgaccCAACTGCCcgcgggaagaaactgtttgtgtgatgGGAGGTcatggtcctgatggacctcagcctcctgccagatgggaGGGGCACAAATAGTTGACATGCTGCAGCCGCCCTCGTCCTTGGTTGTGGCTGCAGCATACCAAACGGTGATTgatgtcggacaggaagtcagtgatccacttgcaggtagagttgggcacgtgcagctgagagagtttgtcctgcagcagagacgggatgatggtgttgaaggcagagctgaagtccacaaacaggatccttgcgtaggttcctggggagtccagatgctggaggacgaagtggagcgccatgttgacagcatcctctacagacctgttggctctgtaggcgaactgcagggggtccaggaggggggtcggtgagggtttTCAGGTGTGACgactagccgttcaaaagacttcatgactacagaggtcattAAGTCCTGTGATTCTGGGCGTACAGGATCATCAACTAACAGCTAACTTCATTCATTCAGCAACATTCATACAAAAATGCTAAACTAGCTGAAATCGGAGAAACTGTCAGGTGGACATCTGAAGCTATCAGTAatgagagaggagaaggggacaagagagagggagtgaggaATCTGTGGCGATAGAAACATGTCTCTtgctccccctccttctctctctctggcctcaGCCTGAGCCACTTGCGGTGCATGTGAAATCCTCAGATGGACTCCTcccttatttattcatattggtTTCTGAGAGGATAGATTGTCCACTATTTGTTCTTTATGTCTTTACTGTgttaaatcatttcaaattccACTACCTCTGACGATCAGTTGTGATGtgtaactttacatttttaattgtaatgaATGTAAATGCTATGTATGGTTAATTGTAAATTAAAGATGATGCAATCTGcctctgagcctgtgtgtgGTGTGGAATTCATTAAAATGTTGGTGCAGTGTTTCAGGgcattttcatttgtgtgtttgttccgaATCGGGATTAGGGCACAGGGtaagggcacaggtggaaagCATCAGGGGCAGGGCAGTGATCCCCAGGGCAGACATGACGGACATAGGTTCTCTGCTCCGACTGCGTTGGTGTTTGAGCCCTAATAATTAAAATGTTAGTCCTGATGTGCAGACGTCATCTTGTGTGGTAACTCATGTCTTCATTGTATGAATGTATGTCAATGGGtgataaaatgtaaaactttcATTAGAACTGGAACAGCAGGACTCTCATTACTGGTCTTTATGGACTGGAGGGGACATTTTGGTCTATTTATGCTGGCAGTAAGTAAGTTTCCTTTGGTGTTTCCTCAGACTTAAGGCGAATGACCGCAGGGTTCATGGGCATGGCGGTGGCCATCATCCTGTTTGGTTGGCTCATTGGCGTGCTCGGCTGCTGCTGGGACAGAGGTCTCATGCAGTATGTGgctggcctcctcttcctcatgggaggtgagtcacacacacaaccacactgATATGCTACGTGCTGCGCATCTCTAGCTTGGCAGGAGACAACGGCACACTCGCTTATGAAGGGTGTTAAACTATTGCTATGCCATGAAGCtaatttaatgaattaaaaagtaTATTAGcaattaaaaagtaaattagGTTGGATAAAGGCATAAAAGTGTAGGTCAGTCTGCAGTGGCAAAATCAATGCAATGCCTGCATCGTAGCCACCATTAGAGCTGCATCTGCTTTCAACAAACCGACTGAAaatcgggcgaagccctattgagtttcaaagaattcttcttctgatTCTTTCACCACTTTAATATCACTTTTGAgtcctttatcatattcaaaatctCAAGCCATACTTGTTTAAGTGGGACCTTGtcctcccatttctttttgctTAATATTCAACAACCGCCTGCCCTCCTCTATATGAATTCTTAgcaattttcaaatgtatttgcatgGCAAGATGCGAAGGGGCATTGGAAAATGAGAAAGTGTCAGAGTTCTGTCAATTTTGAATTACAGGAATTTGTCTTATTCATTATCCGGTTCTGTCTTTTCAGGAACTTTCTGCATAATCTCCCTTTGCACCTGTGTTGCCGGGATAAACTTTGAGCTGTCACGTTACCCTCGTCACCTATACGGCCTAACTGATGACATTGGCCACGGCTATGGCTGGTCCATGTTCTGCGCCTGGGGAGGCCTCGGCCTCACCCTCATCGCTGGATTCTTCTGCACCCTGGCTCCTTCAGTCCAACCGATACCCCGATCCACCTGCTCCAAATCCCGATCGGAGAACGGCACTGTCTGCTAAAGATGACAACTGTTGGAAGACTAACTGAAACCAGATTGGCAACGACAAACTGGAAAACTATTCCTTGTTTCCTTCCACTCGTCTCTAAAATTATATGAATCTCCACTCTCTTTTTTGATTTGTGCGTTTTAAAAATGGGTGTCTTGATAATATGCtatcatgaaaaaacaaaaaaaatatcctcAGAACTGTAGAGGTTGTTGGTTCTTGTGGAGCAATCACTGAAATGGGTCTTGACCAAGAAAGATTACGAAGACACTGAAAGACATTTTCCATTGGTACATACATAGCACAAGTGCACCAAACCTTGAAAGGCTATGGACAAAGATGTTTGGACTAACAATGGCTTCTATTAACGGGTCTACTGTGATTTTGGTGAACGCAATAGATCAGCAATTTATGCTGATGTGTTTCTCGCTGACTCTGTCTCTCTGAGCATCATGTGTGACAGTTCACAAGGGAATGGACCAGATGTGAAACCATGTCATTTACTGGGCTCGGATCATGATTTGTGTCCATCTATTAACTTTCAGTAATGCAGCTTAAGTGATGGACAAGCAGGCAGTGAGGAGATCCATGACTTGCAGTGTTCATCATTCATCATTGTACAGAACAGTCCACATAAGTGACAACCAGGAACTTTTCGGTTGAACCATTTTCATTCTGGTTCATGTAGTTGCATTTCCTTCTGTTGGATGATCCCATCTACCTTTTAACATTTTCTACATGCATTCCTCTTCCATTCAAAGTTTATATTTCCTTTTCACCTTACATTTCACATTGTGAAAGAATTGTCCTCTGAGTGAACGTTCAGAGAAACTTTGAATTCCTTCCATTCCAGTCATtgaggtaaatgtgtgtgtgtgagtgtcaagGGGCTGTTTTTCTGGCACTATGAAAAAACAAGACTATTATTATTACCCAGTGAAACCCTGCCTTGGGAATATACAAATGCAgcttagaaaaaaataaataatttaattgaGAGAGGTAGTATCCAGGTTTTTCAGACGGAAAAATGAATCGTTTACATTAGACACACATAAGCATGAGATTGAATATTTTGATGGTCCCAGCACCAAAAACAGCAGCTAATTTTACAGGTCTTTAAAGGCACGCATACGGACATCCAATCATCACACTacccaataaaaaaaagaaacagcgaAAGTTAGTGAGACTACAGTCAAAGTTTTCCTCAATCcaatcaaaaaacaaagaataataaagataTAGCTTGCTTTTCTTTCTGGATGTGCTATCTGTGGATGAATATATTAGATTGTGGACTATCAACCTTTTTTGGACCTAGGCACTAGCATTTAAGTCAGCATTAGTCTTAAAAGCCGAGCAACGAGACTTGCAAGAGCTTTTGCACGTTTTCCTCAGATGGTCAAAAATCATCAATAACACACATTTTGGATAGAGTTGGACAGAAACTGATCCCAACTATTGAAAAATGAAGTCAAGATAataatgatattattattattaattcagtTACATCTCCGTATTTGCTTGTCTCTTGTTATGCTATTGTTAGTTTGCATTTCCCTAATTGCCTCTCCTTATTCACACAAGGCTTCCTCATGTTTAGGATAAAAAGTGTTTATAGCTTGAAGGCTCAAAATAATTTTGAGATAATAATGAAGTCATAATCAATCATTTTAAGCCTAAACTAATGATGACAACCACAATACACAGTGACAGAGAGGAGTTGACAAAATTAAAATACTTAAAGTTGGGCTGTTCCGGATTATTAAACATGAGCTGGAAAAATTCTTACTGGTCGCAGGgcaggatttctttttaaaggaggATTTTAGTCAGAAAAGAGTGTATAAACGATGCATTAGTAATTTTTGGTATTAcatcatgaatatatatatcatttttaaaaatgcggcgttaatttctttatttcattttggaatttttctaaatacatttttggaaatcCTATGATTTTAGCTTTGGCTAGCCACACTCATTAAATCATTTGTGAGATGCATGAACTCAAATTCAAAGTCAGAACTCATAACAGCCGAGTTAGCAGGAGTGTCGTAGTGTAGATTTGAAGTATGTCAAGGCATGGACATTCCAGGGACGGTTCGTACAGACTAATGAGCCCATTACTCACCCAAACAGAAGGACTCAACCTCAAAACTATAAGCCAACAAACTTCCGCTAACCATTAGTAAACACAGACCAGAGTTGAGGTTTTAGGACACATATACAAATACCTCTACAAAAACGAATGACAATATTTAACATTAGTAATGTGTCTGTTGACTGACTGAACACAAAATTGgagaaaaaagcaaatgttcaaatgtaaaatccagacaaaatgaaagctgcgagcagcgttggacgggtcctcggtACTCCTTGgagtcggacgaagcgttcgcaagtcagtggtcgttaactgtgtggagcaacgccaggaatgctgctttgcaaactttatctttgacattatcatggtcttcgtccttttatgtcaacatataaccaggagcttctgatgtaccattaaaaagtaaagcctctcagaataccataaaTGAGTCAAtatccttcaatatctcaatcaccagactacattttgtcattttcagattatatttaaaaggaaacaatcaataattTCATGACTATGACtattcaggttgatagtacacatccccaaggtgacacttgtggataaccaggacattttgatgttccatcccaaaataaaagcctctcaaaataccgtacatgacccaacttccttcgaaatcttttaaaaggtgttttttttttaaattgattgacacagtttaatatttcttctggcaaaatgcaacttttaaagGCCAAgatctcaagagcacactgcgtggatttgaaaagaatcgagTTTAATCTTTAATAATTAAATGCAgtgccccctaatcttcaaaagtTCTGAagaattagggtgtgttcagtgATTCAAtctttacacatcctgcaattttggtgagggcaggccaagccttttggaagttataaatcttgccagatttagccacaccccttgcaaagttcattaaccctaatatcttcttaaaaccataagaaaaaaaatgatcatatggatgtttaaagggtgagaagttcatgctatatgagaaatttGGAGCAGATTAGAACaagtatggtcgagttaaaacaacttcaacgttcgtggtgaatggtgtttttaaaaaaatgctccTTACACAcgtagtttggaaattcttccggcaaaatgcaatttttagagcctaaggtcttaAGATCACATtgcgcgattttgaaaagaatcaggtttaatccctgggaggagttcggtctttaaCAACTGTAATAAATCATGACAATAGGCAAGTTGATCCCAACacccgtggggtcaaaagttaaaatcaagagttttcacaaaactacctgggcgtgagcttgtgtccattttggacaattcatcagattagatttaaatggaaacaatcaatactttcatgaccattccacttcaggcagagagtgaCCTGGTGATAagcaggacattctgatgtaccagtccaaaataaaagcctctcaaaattacatacatgacccaacttggtCATGTATGGtcaacaaaaggtttttttttttcaattgcgccctacgcacatagtttaatatttcttccggcaaaatgcaacttttagagacttaggtctcaagagcacactgcgtggatttgaaaagaatcgtgTTTAATccgtttggtcttttacaactgtaagaaatcatgaaaataggcaGATTTTCAGCCATTAATTACAGcaccccctattcttcaaaaaatatgaaaatattagggtgtgttcagggcttcaatgtttacacatattTTGCAAtctgcaattttggtgagggcaggccaagtcatttggaagttaaaaatctgacagattaagccacaccccttgcgaagttaattagcccaaatctcatcaaaacaatgagttatcagcaccattctgatatatcaagggcacattgaaccaataatgatccaccgaaggttttcgtgacaatcaaactcagcgtttaggagaaattgccaaaaatttcacaaaattcaaaatggcggaaaatctagatAGGTCTTTTGCATACCttggttgacttttttgtagagcatgttgaagagcacctgtgtgccaactttcaagttgatcggacatcgggggcggaaactgtgTGGTCTTTTtcaaatttctagagggcgctatagagacatttctttatacacaaatgtgaaacccaaaaattatcacattttttaacagtccagatatccatgccaaatttaacaactttctGAATACGATAAAAGCCCCAAAAAGGCAGTTTGtgagaacaataataataataattccttgaaatacaataggttcctctacgactagtcatagcgaggaccctaacaAATCTCTTAAGTGTGTTTACTAATGCTGCCGGATGTGACTCTTGGTGGATAGAAGTGTTAAGAAGGATTAATGGGATAGACAGAGATTCTGGTATATTtccaggaaaaaagaaaaacatcaaacttttacTCTTGAAATGGAAAAGTAAGTTTCCCTTCATCAACATGGGCAATAGGTGGCAACCCTTTGGCCTTTGTGGCAAATCTGTGGCCTTTGTGACACATCAGTGGCTTCTGTGGCGTCACAACAGGAATACTCGTTCTGCACTCGACCTACCACCTCAAGCCTCCAATAAAACGTCAAAATAAAAtttacaaaagcatttttttgtaatatcacATTAATTGTGCAAAACTCTGATGTAAGATTTTGAAGTCAGCATTCTGTGCCTCTGTGGTGGGACACGTGAAACTCAACTAAATCCATTGtcagttgtttctgtttgtataTATACTACATGGgttgtttgaaaataaatagttataatttgtcattgtgaaaAATGCCCATTGTGTAAATAACGAATGGTCTCGTTTTTTATATGTACTAAATATATGGTTCGAAAAATAACACTTTTGATGTTAATGAATCCgtttattatacatttatctACTATTTAATTAATATTCCCATTACTTTTGGGAAGACAAAACGTAAGTTAACCAATTTCAAGCACCAAAACAGTGCTTATACCAGCAGGTGGgagtatacatgtatttaaaacatcAGTTGTTATCTGTACCCCTAATACAAGAAAGATAAATCTAATGAGGGGTTGACAGCCATAGGACTGTATGTGAAGATGTGTGACCACAGCGGTGCATCGATCAGAAACGAGCAAATGTTATTCCAATCTTCTTTATTGATTGTGTGAATGTACAGTAATCATGAGTTTGTGTGGTTCCACAAGAAAGCAGCCACAAAGAAACATCAGCGCACTGCTAATACCCAACAGCAGAAATGAGCAGTAACTATGTGCAGTTAACTCTCTCCCAGCCTCTTGAGCGGATGCTCAATATTCTTTTTGAAGTTTTGAAGATCTTCAGCAATATGTTGGTGAACACCGCTAATACCAACACATGTTTGATTCTTTagtgttttcttgtttgttaACACTGGGGCACTGATGACTCGTAGTGAAAGGTACCAGGCTGGCGCGAGGTGTTCGGTAAGTTCCGACTGAAACCGCACatatgcaacaaaaacaaaaaaaaagccgagGTGGAGCGAGCTCTCCGGAACATCCGGGCTGTCGCTCCTCAACATAAACAGCAATGGcggaggcagcagcagcgtctATGGCGGCTTCACCAATACCAGTAGGTTGGACTAAAAACGTAACCTGCAGGTAAGATGAGAACGAGGCCTTttgaaaacataaaacatgattATGTCTTCCGTTCGATGCGAAAATGGATGTTATGCGGTGTCTTGCCAACGACTGACAACAGGCGTCATCTGAGGCTGGGCTCAGCTGTTGTCTAGCTAGCTCTAGTAGACGCGGTGTTGTTGTGTAGCTAGCTCTAGTAGACGCGGTGTTGTTGTGTAGCTAGCTCAAGTAGACGCGGTGTTGTTGTGTAGCTAGCTCAAGTAGACGCGGTGTTGTTGTGTAGCTAGCTCTAGTAGCCGCGGTGTTGTTGTGATCGCTGTGTTGTGCGCTCATAGCAGGCGGGCGGAGGGGGTTAGCAGACAGCCCGCTAGCCATATTTTCATTGAGTAGCTCTGCTAGCATCAATGTCAAACTAGCATATTAGCATGCACGAAATAACTGTTAAACGAAACCGAAAGACGAAATTGACACACAGTTGTCTTGCGTGGAATGTTTTTCGACTTGTGTGACGCTTCCGGGACAGAGAATGTCTTTGTGTTGTAAAGGCCTTTGAGTCTAATCTGTATTTTTGCTATTTtgggaaatacaaaatacattgcATTTCTGTTCAAATGAAGACGCCTGTGcttgaaatgatttatttactcGACGAATGTTATTGTATATTTACAGGTATTTCATGCATGGTCTATGCAAAGAAGGGGACAACTGTCGATATTCCCACGATCTGACCAGCAGTAAACCTGCAGCCATGATTTGCAAGTTCTTTCAGAAGGGgagctgtgtgtttggggatCGTTGCAggtaacattttacatttttattttttaattaaaaatatagaaaattaTTCCAATTTGGCTCATGTTTGTACACACCTGGCGTGTACAAGTTTATAAAAAGATCTCCCGGTTGTCAGCTAAGCTGCATCATAAATTCCTTTCTTAAAAGGGCCTTGTCCTCAGGCCCTTTGTAGGCTGGTCACTGGGTTGCATTCTGCTCCTATAGGGGCTTCACAATCCTGACACAGCTGCTTCCCTATGTCAACATGTTGGTCTGTATCTGTTAGCTCTTTGTGATTCCAACGGGGAACACAATCTCCTATCTGTCAGATTACAGAAGTGATCTGCTGGATGAAACTTTCCTACAATATAAAATGTGTATGAGTGATAGTGGTGCTGGTGTATGTTCAGCACTGTCAacaaaatccacaaacgcaAGAAGTACATGCATAGGACATGGACACTGTATTTGAGATAATCTTTACAATACCTATATACTATACAAGTTTGTTCTGTATAATTGGTAATGATAATTTGTAGATATTAATTATTATGGTTAAATAATAATTGCCAAAGTTaaaaatcacacacattcatcattttattttaaaggtctGTTCCTTGCATGTAGGAAGCTTTTGTTTCTGTGAATACAATACTGAGCTGCCGCTGGTGTTGGCTCGATAAGTcgcattctttttttgttttgatgacgCTGCAGTGCGGAGGGGGTCCTCATTATCTCGTCGGGCAAGTGCACCCTGTATTAAAAGTGTAGAGAAACGCTCACTGTGGGGGTTTCTTAAGGCTAAATTCCCTGGGCTCTGTCTATTGTGATGGGCTCTGTTTTGCTCTTTCAGTCTGTGTCTCACTCCCTGTCTGGCTTTTTCTCTGCAGTCCCCAGGGCCAGACAGAGAGCAATGCAACTTGTAAGGCAATTGCATAATGCTCTTTGTGGTTCCCTGAGCTAGCCATCCCCTCCTGTGCTGTTGCTCGGTTCCTCAAGTTAATTCTGCTGCATCACCGTGTCTCtcatttatgtatgtatttatgtagtTTGGCTATcttgaagaaattgtactttcttgattgTTGTTATTCTGGTTCTGTACCCTATTAAATGAATGCACTTATTACGAGTCACTTTTCGAcaaaaacgtcagctaaataaaaagtttaaatcTAGCTCCGGCAGCTCTCCTCTCCAGCCCAGTCATCCAATGCTCCCAGTGGCTCAACAATGTTAATTTTGACATCCGCAGCATGGATGAGAGACTTGCAGTGCTGCTTTTGTACGGCTGTCTGCACAATCTTCCTGCCATGCAAGgagcacaaccatttctagggtttacaaagaatggtgtgaaaagggaaaaacatccagtatgtggcagtcctgtgggcgaaaatgccttgttgatgcttccaacagcagaagaccccaccgggtaccactcatctccacaacaaataggaaaaagaggctacaatttgcaagagctcaccataattggacagttgaagactggaaaaatgttgcctggtctgatgagtctggatttctgttgagaccatcagatggtagagtcagagtttggtgtaaacagaatgaggacatggatccatcatgccttgttaccactgtgcaggctgctgccgGTGGTGTAGtggtgtggggggtgttttcttggcacactttaggccccttagtgccaattgggcatcgtttaaatgccacggcctacctgagcattgtttctgaccatgtccatcccattatggccaccatgtacccatcctctgaagctacttccagcaggataatgcaccatgtcacaaagctccaatcatttcaaatgggtttcttgaacatgacaatgagttcactgtactaaaatggcccccacagtcaccagatctcaacccaatagagcatctttgggatgtggtggaacgggagcttcatgccctggatgtgcatcccactaatctccatcaactgcaagatgctatccatcaatatgggccaacatttctaaagaatgctttcagcaccttgttgaatcaatgccacgtagaattaaggcagttctgaaggcgaaagggggtcaaacacagtattagtatggtgttcctaatcatcctttaggtgagtgtagatttgtatacatttagatcttgtttttttttttttaaagatagttcTTGTTGTCAGCTTGTTTTGGACTTGTTAGAAAATATATGGAGCTGGTCTGGTTCAGCACGTGTGGCTGTACTCCCATTTCAAACTAAACATTAATGCAATCTTAATAGGAGTTGGTTTCTAATTTCTCAAGATGGTTGCCAATGTAACCTGGCAATCCTTAGTGCCCACACTTGTTCACTGACTCCAGTGCCAGTGGTCACCTCCTTGATCTGTGTGCACAAACTGTCATATGGAGATACATGTTCCTGTCCCCACAATTAGCCCAACCGTTTTGTTCATGACCATTGAAGCAATCGCTGCTTGGCCTTCAGGGTTTTAACATGAAACGTAGCCTGTCATCTGAAATATGGTAGAAGTGGATGCCGTGTCCCAGACCCCTTCTTTGCAAAGCTTTATTGATCTAGACCTGTAGCGATCTCTAactggggtccgtttcaagaagcaggTTTGGTGGAATCTCAGAATCTGTTAagcctgagatgagggaaactctgggttgtcggtttcagaaaaagggaggtaactaaacctcagggtcagttgctatggtaactgagcctgagAACTAGGGATGCACGGTATACCGGTTCAAACAGTATAAGATCTCCTTGCGGCATGAATTTCTCACgtaccgttcataccggtgttacgccataacgactgactttataacaacaacaatgaataacgcACAACAAACTATCTTTAgcagcaacacaacagcttgtgacacataacaCACATGAAACGTCAAATCATAAGACCAGTGCATGaagtctattttattcatgcaattcAGTCATTACAGTAGCGCGCCCGCCCGCAAAGCAGACAgccgtggtgctgctgctgctttttacattcaaatatcTGTTTTAACTATTCAAATATGGAATATTCTTTGACAGGCCTAGCGTGAAGCCATTCTTATTGCAACTCTATTTGCAAAATCAGCAGTAGATCATGTTAACTGTAACAATCCTGGTCCCCGTGCCTTATCAGATTTGACCACTGTAAACCAGCAAAGGACGAGGAGTTTCCAACCCCACAGACGCTGCCGCTGCCCTCTGCCTCCCTGGCCAGCTCATCAAACCTGGAACCCAGTGGGTTAACGCCTGGTTCAGAGGCACAAGACTGGGTCAACGCTGCCGAGTTTGTTCCTGGACAGCCGTATTGTGGACGGGGTGAGTTGTCGGCATTGATTACGTGTGTTGTATTGAATCTCACTTAATGGAATGGTCTTTTCACAACTccatcataataaataaataaataatacaataatacttaaattaaatacatttgtgtgcAAAACATAAGGAAATGGTGATGAAACGTTGCCCTTTGAGGTTGAATTTTAAGAGGAGCCATTATGAGGAGTTTTGTGACATCAATAAATATAAACCCGTTTCCTTGCACAGCTGAGCCAGCGGACCCTGAGAGCAGTGCCCCCCTCTTGGAGACCTCGGACAGTAAGGCATCGCAGGACGACAAAGAACTAAAGAAGCAGCTCTGTCCATACGCAGCCGTTGGAGAGTGCCGCTACGGAATCAACTGTGCCTATCTCCATGGCGACGTGTGTGACATGTGCGGCCTCCAGGTGCTCCACCCTACTGACAACGCCCAGCGTTCCGCACACACTAAGGTAAGACTTATTGTCACTGTCACAATTTTCCTGAACTATTTTAGAATCACTGAGGGTGGAAAATAGAACTGATATG is part of the Pungitius pungitius chromosome 2, fPunPun2.1, whole genome shotgun sequence genome and encodes:
- the tmem178bb gene encoding transmembrane protein 178B encodes the protein MATGKLLLYAGLSLSLCALAMLAVAMWSDHWYETDARRYRERCRSFSSRRKDPGFIYIPNNSLPLRAGRSSAPRGEGKLLLARSRRQLLAVSAADECSRRYNSTNTGLWRKCHRLGFDQEMDDHIRKGSILRCSYVKYHYSSGTIPKNLSFNITKTIRQDEWHSLHLRRMTAGFMGMAVAIILFGWLIGVLGCCWDRGLMQYVAGLLFLMGGTFCIISLCTCVAGINFELSRYPRHLYGLTDDIGHGYGWSMFCAWGGLGLTLIAGFFCTLAPSVQPIPRSTCSKSRSENGTVC